A window of Thermococcus aggregans contains these coding sequences:
- a CDS encoding RNA 2'-phosphotransferase, giving the protein MPSRTKVSKLMAYILRHSPEKFGLKPDVEGFVPLDELVKALQRVYPDVTEEFVHEIVAHDPKGRYEIRGNKIRARYGHSFPVLLNHEEDKDSKILYHGTPRRNLENIMREGLKPMKRQFVHLSTSKSEAIETGRRHGKDVVLLIIDADCLRKKGLKIYKAGKNVRIVEHVPPECIILAV; this is encoded by the coding sequence ATGCCGTCAAGGACTAAAGTCAGCAAGCTGATGGCATATATTCTCCGCCACTCGCCAGAGAAGTTTGGGCTTAAACCTGACGTTGAGGGCTTTGTTCCACTAGATGAGCTCGTAAAAGCCCTCCAGAGAGTTTATCCCGACGTCACAGAAGAGTTTGTGCATGAGATAGTTGCCCACGACCCAAAAGGCCGCTATGAGATTAGAGGTAACAAAATTCGCGCTCGCTACGGTCACAGTTTTCCCGTCTTGTTAAACCATGAGGAAGACAAGGATTCGAAGATCCTCTACCACGGCACACCGAGGAGGAACTTGGAGAACATCATGCGCGAAGGGCTAAAGCCAATGAAGCGGCAGTTTGTCCACTTGAGCACGAGCAAAAGCGAGGCAATAGAGACCGGTAGGAGGCATGGGAAGGACGTTGTCCTCCTTATTATCGACGCGGACTGCCTGAGGAAGAAAGGGCTAAAGATATACAAAGCAGGAAAGAATGTAAGGATAGTGGAGCACGTCCCCCCAGAATGCATTATCTTGGCGGTCTGA